The Papaver somniferum cultivar HN1 unplaced genomic scaffold, ASM357369v1 unplaced-scaffold_107, whole genome shotgun sequence genome includes a region encoding these proteins:
- the LOC113328099 gene encoding E3 ubiquitin-protein ligase RNF14-like: MTAFHLPYGFPAFIRCSLLPQQHITLVLFFLHLGKVEKKQKRNRERGSPIEIIDLENPKSKVSFGFYIDLTIDDDDDEIVEIKSVRSITLSGVKVIDEFNYRSGSKKMKKDEESFVCEICVETKMVSESFQVKGCAHSYCSECMVRYVASKIQENVISTKCPEWSCQGVLEPEFCKSILPPDVFDRWGKAQCEALLLGDQNIYCPFKDCSAPLLDEGGGKIIRSECPHCNRLICARCKVSWHEGVRCATFQKLNADDRENEDITLHAIAKRKKWKRCPKCKFYVGKSYGCSTLTCRCGLTFYYKTGTPTYDFSIPQMASTQRQPLLSQLHPYYQQSVSIVITPQQQRQQQGSNLENQKMLMGYQVVECKEDNKQFG; this comes from the exons ATGACGGCATTTCATTTGCCTTATGGTTTCCCCGCCTTTATTCGCTGCTCGCTCCTCCCACAGCAACATATCACACTTGTTCTTTTCTTTCTGCATCTGGGCAA ggtagaaaaaaaacaaaaaagaaaccgAGAAAGAGGATCACCGATTGAAATCATTGATCTTGAAAATCCTAAAAGTAAGGTATCATTTGGATTTTACATTGATCTTaccattgatgatgatgatgatgagatagTTGAAATTAAATCTGTTCGATCGATTACTCTTTCTGGTGTTAAGGTAATCGATGAGTTTAATTATCGTTCTGGTtcgaagaagatgaaaaaggatGAAGAGAGTTTTGTATGCGAGATTTGTGTTGAGACGAAGATGGTTAGTGAATCTTTTCAGGTTAAAGGGTGTGCGCATTCTTACTGTTCTGAATGCATGGTCAG GTATGTGGCATCGAAGATTCAAGAGAACGTAATATCAACTAAATGTCCAGAATGGAGTTGCCAAGGAGTATTAGAACCGGAATTCTGTAAGTCAATTTTACCACCAGATGTTTTTGATCGTTGGGGTAAAGCTCAGTGCGAAGCGTTATTACTTGGGGATCAGAATATATACTGTCCATTCAAGGATTGTTCAGCACCCTTACTTGATGAAGGTGGAGGAAAAATAATACGATCAGAATGTCCACATTGTAATAGATTGATTTGTGCACGGTGTAAAGTTTCATGGCATGAAGGGGTAAGATGTGCAACGTTTCAAAAATTGAATGCTGACGACAGAGAAAATGAAGATATTACGTTACATGCAATAGCaaagagaaaaaaatggaaaagatgTCCTAAGTGCAAATTTTATGTTGGAAAAAGCTATGGGTGCTCAACGTTAACTTGCAG GTGTGGACTTACCTTCTATTACAAAACTGGAACTCCAACGTACGATTTTTCTATTCCCCAAATGGCTTCAACTCAGAGG CAACCATTGCTCTCTCAGCTGCATCCATATTACCAGCAAAGTGTGTCAATTGTGATAACGCCTCAACAGCAGCGGCAGCAGCAGGGTTCAAACCTGGAGAATCAGAAGATGTTGATGGGTTATCAAGTGGTTGAGTGTAAGGAGGATAATAAGCAATTTGGctag
- the LOC113328100 gene encoding NAP1-related protein 2-like: protein MEWFYDDHLAKDQDRDKVAEKIAHSLWPYAPVYYINATKTSVSMAAGIHADENGLPVSDSTTELCRRTENEKLMEVHAEFVNAKEAALTNGWDLKEYDLQVETEEKVLRQQKTELCRSIYEKRSETIKDIPFFWLNAFISHGALADILNENYYNIFGYLECVNVEEAEDPTLMYMITLNFNDRNPYFENASLTRTFSHCVEGVDTNGCTIKWKDSFRNGREYPRDQNVGFFTWFSGCGHGSTGKS from the coding sequence ATGGAATGGTTCTATGACGACCATCTCGCCAAAGATCAAGATCGTGATAAGGTAGCTGAAAAAATAGCACATAGTTTATGGCCATATGCTCCAGTATATTATATAAATGCCACCAAAACCTCGGTGTCTATGGCAGCAGGTATACATGCAGATGAAAACGGGCTCCCTGTTTCAGATAGCACAACAGAACTCTGCCGAAGAACGGAAAATGAGAAGTTGATGGAAGTACATGCTGAGTTTGTAAATGCCAAAGAAGCGGCACTCACGAATGGGTGGGATCTGAAGGAATATGACTTACAGGTAGAGACGGAAGAGAAGGTATTGCGCCAGCAAAAGACAGAGTTGTGCAGATCTATCTACGAGAAAAGGAGTGAGACAATCAAAGACATTCCTTTCTTTTGGTTAAATGCTTTTATAAGTCATGGTGCACTTGCCGATATCTTGAACGAAAACTATTATAACATATTCGGATATTTAGAGTGTGTAAATGTTGAAGAAGCTGAAGATCCAACACTTATGTATATGATTACTTTAAACTTTAATGATCGAAATCCATACTTCGAAAATGCAAGTCTTACGAGAACTTTTTCACATTGCGTTGAAGGAGTGGACACAAATGGTTGCACCATCAAGTGGAAGGATAGCTTCCGCAATGGACGTGAATATCCTAGGGACCAGAATGTGGGTTTCTTTACTTGGTTTTCTGGCTGTGGCCATGGTTCGACAGGGAAATCTTGA
- the LOC113328102 gene encoding uncharacterized protein LOC113328102 — MTACNPVATPVDTNSKLSATSGPALKDPTLYRSLAGALQYLTFTRPDISYAVQQVCLFMHDPREPHMQALRRILRYLQGTIEHGLFLSVSTISGIHAYSDADWAGCPDSRRSTSGFCIFLRDNLVSWSSKRQATVSLSSAEAEY, encoded by the coding sequence ATGACTGCCTGCAATCCAGTGGCCACTCCGGTCGACACCAACTCCAAGCTTAGCGCTACCTCTGGACCAGCTCTTAAGGATCCTACTCTATATCGAAGTTTGGCTGGGGCTTTACAGTATCTTACTTTTACTCGACCGGACATATCTTACGCGGTTCAACAGGTATGTTTATTCATGCACGACCCTAGAGAACCTCACATGCAGGCGCTTCGGCGTATACTTCGGTACCTCCAGGGCACTATCGAACATGGGTTATTTTTATCTGTATCCACCATTTCTGGCATCCatgcatactctgatgctgattgggcgggctGTCCTGATTCACGACGATCTACCTCTGGTTTCTGCATTTTTTTGCGTGACAACCTTGTTTCTTGGTCTTCCAAACGTCAGGCGACTGTCTCCCTCTccagtgctgaagctgaatattga